Proteins encoded in a region of the Ornithodoros turicata isolate Travis chromosome 3, ASM3712646v1, whole genome shotgun sequence genome:
- the LOC135389606 gene encoding uncharacterized protein K02A2.6-like has protein sequence MAQGNGTSGGKQATALTFGAFEEFIPGPGSAWPSYLERLEFYFTANDITSSDKKRAVLCTVCGAATYAVIRSLCSPSLPSETDYKDIVSKLATHFNPKPSVIVQRFQFGKRDQRPGESVADYVAELRRLSEHCAFGSTLDDMLRDRLVCGLRDESLQRRLLAESNLTFTLAQDKAIVAEYALRETEKIRGAMPTDVYSLQKDGVAGGAKPNKTKPKHDSAGQPTSASTKCFRCGGVHVPDDCPFRHAVCHYCKQRGHIVKVCQKEAKARRSPTTQKSSSGRPDGHRRGRGADVYGVFQITAEEPAVRVSVEVNGQPLEMEVDSGAVCSVVNERTFRRLRLSKHKLQPCELRLRTYSQQELRVLGSATVNVCHKGRQERLRLVVVKGAGVSLLGRDWFKALEIEVKIHRLDAGVKNLGSSTTPVLCKYAKVFQPGLGKSKGPPVRVEVEPTAQPKFYKARPVPFALLPKVDEALDKLVEQGILEPVRHSSWATPIVPVVKKNGAIRVCGDYKSSVNSVVRWETYPLPTPEELFSKLSGCLVFSKLDLGQAYQQLTVDKETADLLTITTHRGLFRVTRLPFGVAVAVAIFQRYMEELLQGLDGVQVYLDDILVGGKNEEEHNTRLEAVLRRILEDGVRLNKDKCLFGVKEVIFLGHKISAGGIQPTDDKVKAIHEAPAPKCKKELQAFLGALNFYNRFLQGAAHTLEPLYRLLDAQSKWKWTGREATAFQQAKQLLQSSDILVHYDVQKPLVMACDASPYGLGVVLSHVEADGRELPVAYGSRTMTAAERNYAQIDREALTTSAYWDFYTIQSLFRKCYHLGCYGGR, from the exons ATGGCGCAAGGCAACGGAACCAGCGGCGGGAAGCAAGCAACTGCATTAACATTCGGAGCCTTCGAAGAATTTATTCCCGGTCCGGGTTCTGCTTGGCCTTCATACCTGGAAAGGTTAGAATTTTACTTCACCGCCAACGACATCACTTCAAGCGACAAGAAGCGAGCTGTGCTGTGCACGGTGTGCGGTGCTGCGACGTATGCAGTTATCCGTTCCCTCTGTTCCCCGTCTTTGCCTTCGGAAACGGATTATAAAGACATTGTCTCTAAGTTAGCAACACACTTCAACCCGAAACCTTCGGTTATCGTCCAGCGGTTCCAGTTCGGGAAGCGTGACCAGCGGCCTGGGGAAAGTGTTGCCGACTATGTCGCCGAACTTCGTCGGTTGTCCGAACACTGTGCCTTCGGGTCAACGCTTGACGACATGCTTAGAGACAGACTTGTCTGTGGACTTCGTGACGAGTCTCTCCAGCGACGACTGTTAGCTGAGTCTAACTTGACCTTCACCTTGGCTCAGGACAAGGCGATAGTAGCAGAATATGCTCTTCGTGAGACCGAGAAGATTCGGGGGGCGATGCCCACCGATGTTTACAGTCTTCAGAAGGATGGCGTCGCAGGAGGTGCTAAGCCTAACAAGACGAAGCCGAAACATGACAGTGCAGGACAGCCAACCAGTGCATCAACGAAATGCTTCCGCTGCGGAGGAGTTCACGTACCGGACGACTGTCCGTTTCGACACGCAGTATGCCATTACTGCAAACAACGGGGCCACATCGTGAAAGTTTGCCAGAAGGAAGCTAAGGCGAGACGTTCGCCGACGACGCAAAAATCTTCAAGCGGGAGACCAGACGGCCACCGTCGTGGTCGAGGAGCCGACGTTTACGGCGTTTTCCAAATAACAGCTGAAGAACCAGCGGTCCGCGTGTCGGTAGAAGTCAATGGACAGCCTCTTGAAATGGAGGTGGACTCGGGAGCAGTGTGCTCTGTGGTCAATGAGAGGACCTTTCGGCGACTTCGTCTGTCCAAACACAAACTTCAGCCCTGTGAGCTCCGCCTTCGTACGTATAGCCAACAGGAGTTGAGGGTATTGGGTTCCGCAACTGTAAATGTTTGCCACAAGGGTCGTCAAGAGCGACTGCGCTTGGTGGTCGTCAAGGGAGCTGGTGTGAGTCTACTTGGCAGGGATTGGTTCAAGGCCCTGGAAATTGAGGTGAAGATCCATCGACTGGATGCCGGTGTCAAGAACCTAGGCTCTTCAACAACGCCGGTGCTGTGTAAATACGCAAAGGTCTTCCAACCAGGATTGGGAAAGAGCAAGGGACCGCCAGTAAGGGTAGAAGTGGAACCTACCGCCCAGCCAAAGTTTTACAAGGCAAGACCAGTGCCCTTTGCATTGTTGCCAAAGGTGGATGAAGCTTTGGACAAACTTGTTGAGCAAGGCATCCTTGAGCCGGTTAGACATTCATCGTGGGCCACACCTATCGTGCCAGTGGTCAAGAAGAACGGCGCAATAAGGGTATGTGGGGACTACAAAAGTTCTGTTAATTCCGTTGTCCGATGGGAAACTTATCCACTGCCCACTCCAGAAGAACTGTTCTCTAAACTTTCTGGTTGTTTGGTGTTTTCAAAGCTTGATCTGGGTCAAGCGTACCAGCAGCTGACAGTGGATAAGGAGACTGCCGATCTGTTAACCATTACTACGCATCGTGGTCTGTTCCGTGTCACACGTCTACCCTTCGGAGTGGCAGTAGCTGTTGCTATATTCCAGCGTTATATGGAGGAACTGTTGCAAGGCCTCGATGGAGTGCAGGTTTACCTTGACGACATACTGGTAGGCGGCAAGAATGAGGAAGAACACAACACCCGGCTTGAAGCTGTACTGCGAAGGATCCTTGAGGATGGTGTCCGCTTAAACAAGGACAAGTGCCTGTTTGGGGTAAAGGAAGTCATTTTTTTGGGACACAAGATCAGCGCCGGCGGAATCCAGCCAACTGATGACAAAGTTAAGGCTATCCATGAAGCACCTGCACCAAAATGCAAGAAGGAGCTACAGGCCTTCCTCGGAGCACTGAACTTTTACAACAGGTTTTTGCAAGGAGCAGCACATACCTTGGAGCCACTGTATCGATTACTTGACGCGCAGAGCAAGTGGAAATGGACAGGGCGAGAGGCGACAGCCTTCCAACAAGCCAAGCAGTTGTTACAGTCATCGGACATCCTTGTGCACTATGATGTCCAGAAGCCTTTAGTCATGGCCTGTGATGCATCTCCATATGGTCTTGGAGTGGTATTAAGTCACGTCGAAGCCGATGGTAGGGAGCTACCAGTAGCGTATGGGTCTCGGACAATGACAGCCGCCGAACGGAATTATGCGCAGATCGACCGTGAAGCCTTG ACCACAAGCGCCTACTGGGACTTCTACACCATACAAAGCCTATTCCGCAAGTGCTATCACCTAGGATGCTACGGTGGTCGTTGA
- the LOC135389607 gene encoding uncharacterized protein K02A2.6-like, producing the protein MLEAAPEIPWDARKIAQCTRNDPVLSRVKHWTVNGWPQGKVTEQFKPYARRQHELSEYRGCLLWGSRVVIPRQARDHVLGLLHSVHPGIVRMKALARSVVWWPGIDDEIERKVRTCLQCQETRPDPLRARLHPWEFTRNPWARLHIDFAGPFQGRCFLLVVDAHSKWLEVFQLTSLSSVTVCEKLRTLFATHGVPDTIVSDNGAAFTSQEFQEFMKRNQIRHVRVAPYHPSSNGQVERMVQETKQVLKRLGKGDLTTKLSRFLLSQHTLPHSTTGKSPAEMLMGRRLHTVLDRLHPDMLTEMKDKQEKLMQSGNQRLRSFHLGDAVFIRNYLSGPKWLPRIITDITGPVSFKVRTVDGRLWRRHLDQIRHREWTEYYEPMIELPVPDPVFQPQSSPRLPLPPDVPLAEQASLPISSEETTTGHGSTVVPVPSSPLPTERSEASFPVPERTTRP; encoded by the coding sequence ATGTTGGAAGCGGCACCTGAGATACCTTGGGATGCGAGGAAGATTGCGCAGTGTACAAGGAACGACCCTGTTCTGTCCCGGGTGAAACACTGGACCGTGAATGGCTGGCCCCAAGGCAAGGTGACTGAACAGTTCAAGCCATACGCTCGACGTCAGCATGAGCTGTCTGAGTACAGAGGTTGCCTCCTGTGGGGGAGTCGTGTTGTTATCCCAAGACAAGCCAGGGACCATGTGCTGGGGTTACTGCACAGTGTGCACCCAGGTATTGTTCGCATGAAGGCACTTGCGAGAAGCGTGGTATGGTGGCCTGGCATCGACGACGAAATTGAACGAAAGGTGCGAACCTGTTTGCAGTGCCAGGAAACAAGGCCAGATCCGTTAAGGGCAAGGCTGCACCCTTGGGAATTTACCAGGAACCCGTGGGCCCGGCTCCATATCGATTTTGCGGGTCCCTTCCAAGGGAGGTGTTTTCTTCTCGTCGTGGATGCCCACTCCAAATGGTTGGAGGTCTTTCAGTTAACGTCTTTGTCTTCAGTAACGGTGTGTGAAAAACTACGAACATTATTTGCAACGCATGGTGTCCCTGATACCATCGTCTCGGACAATGGTGCAGCTTTTACGTCCCAAGAATTCCAAGAATTTATGAAGCGAAATCAAATTCGACATGTCAGGGTGGCGCCTTATCATCCGTCTTCTAATGGCCAGGTGGAACGAATGGTGCAAGAAACCAAGCAAGTCCTCAAGCGCTTGGGTAAAGGCGACTTGACTACAAAGCTGTCACGGTTTCTTCTGAGTCAACACACACTTCCCCACTCCACGACTGGAAAGAGCCCAGCCGAAATGCTAATGGGCAGAAGACTTCATACGGTGCTGGACAGGCTTCATCCCGACATGCTGACTGAGATGAAAGACAAACAGGAAAAGCTCATGCAGAGTGGAAACCAAAGACTTCGAAGTTTTCATCTGGGGGATGCTGTTTTTATTCGGAATTATCTTTCTGGTCCTAAATGGCTGCCACGAATTATTACAGACATCACAGGACCAGTGTCGTTCAAGGTACGCACCGTTGATGGACGCCTTTGGAGACGTCACTTGGATCAGATTCGTCATCGTGAGTGGACTGAATATTACGAGCCAATGATTGAGCTGCCGGTCCCAGACCCAGTGTTCCAGCCGCAGTCTTCTCCACGGCTTCCGTTACCACCAGATGTACCTTTGGCAGAACAAGCATCGTTGCCCATCAGCTCTGAAGAAACTACGACGGGACATGGCTCAACAGTAGTTCCTGTCCCATCTTCACCACTGCCTACCGAACGATCAGAAGCAAGTTTTCCGGTTCCTGAGCGCACGACTCGTCCGTAG